The DNA region GCTCGTAACCGAGCACCCGCGTGATCGACGGGCTCGCGTAACGAAGCGTCCAGCTTTCGTCGACGGTCGCGACCACGTTCGGTGACTTTTCGATCATACTCTGGTACCGTCGCTCGAGCGTTTCCTCGTCGGTTACGTCCTCGAACAGGAGGACGGTGGCGACGGTTCCTCCAGGTGCCACTCCCAGCGCAGATACCTCAAGTCGTTTCGCTCCCTCGCTCGTTTCGACCGTTACGCGCGCGTCCTCGGATTCGTTCTCGACGACCGAGGCGACCTCCGGATACGCTTCGAACGCGTCAACGAACGTGGTTCCGAGTATTCGATCACCGAACAGCGACCGTGCGGGGTCGTTGGCGTCGATAACGGTATTTTCGTCCGAGAGGACGACGACGCCTTCCGCCAGGTTCTCGAACACCACGTCCCGGGCGACCGGCGAGATTTCGAACAGCCGGTGGCTGAACAGCGCCCAGGCGACGAGCAGTGTCGTGAACAGGAACGCGACCGGCGTGAGATCGAAAAACAGCGGCGTGATCCAGCCGGCCATGCCGACGATAGTGGCGACGGCCGGGACGATTCCCGCGAGTAACAGGAGTATCGCCTGCCGACGGACCGGCCCGGCCTGGCGCCGGATCGTTCGCCAGAGCAGCACGTACGTTACGATGTTGATCGCGTAAGAGTACGCCTGCACGAACAGGAAGAACGCCCCCGGCGTGAACGTGAGCAAATAGAGCCCATCGACGAATTCGACGGTCGGCTCGAGATACAGAAACTGGTCCGCCCTGCCACTCAACACGACCAGGAGCGTCGCCGTCGGTATCGCGGCGAGCATGGCGAACCGTCTCCCACGAGCCCACCGATCGTGCCCCGTGTAGACGAGAATGAATAGCGGCCACGAGAGCATCATCAGTGCGACGCCGACCCAGACGAATCGATTCAAGACTAGTTTGGCCGACACTGTCGTCACCGAAACCTGGAGTGCGTAGGCCAGCGACCACCAGACGGTCGCGGTAGCGATGCCGAAAAAGGCCACGGCGACGGCGTCGTCTCGTCGGTAGTAGTTCCGAAAGACGTACACCGCGAACCCAAACGAAACGAGCGCGGTAACACCGAGAAGCGCCGTCCACAGTGATACGTGCCATTCCATGAGTTGTCTTTCACTGCTTCCCGGCGCGAGTCTCTACGCATTCTTCTGTGAGTTCGGACGTTATCCGTGTTGTGGCTCCGTTCGAGCTATTAGTTCAATGATTGATGCGTTACCAGAACGTCGTTTGATACTCGATTACAGGTGGGAAAATGCGCATCGAACGAGGTGCAATCCGCTGTTGATCGCTTCGTTTGGTCTGGAACCAACTGATGTGGGTGGCGGCGCTCGTACAAGCTTAGAAAATTCTACGACTCCCGAACGGGAAGCCGTCGTATGAAGCCAAAGACGAGGCGGAGACTGTTTTATTCTGGAGTCCTCCTCGTCCTCATCAGTCCACTATTCTTCTGGTCAACGTGTAGTGATGTGGAATACGGGCCTGGCGGGCAGCTGGGTGGCTACGAACTCGAGGGAGTTACTGGCCAGATAGCCACCTATTCGCCTGACGGCGGGGTCAATACGTGTATCGCTGGGCTAGAGCCAGTGTATCTCCCGCACGGAGTCGCTATGATACTAACTTGCTTCGTCCGTTAACTGATCGCTCTATACTGCGAAACCACTACTTCTGGTTTGTTGACTTGCATCTTGTGAAACAGTTGCGCCGTTCTATCTTGCAGTACCTCGACAAACTACTGAGTTGTTGTCAGAGGTGTAGTGGGAGAGACAGAGGTTCGATTCATCGCAACGAGTTGTTGTTGGCAATCGTTGCCCGAACCGGTCAACGAGGGTGAATTCGACATGTGAAATAGTTGCAAATAGAATAACTCAGTCATAATAACTGGATAGTAAAGGGACTCAGTGATGGTGACAGGGGTATGCACGATGTGCATCGCCGTTCGGTCCTTGCAGCAGGTGCAGCGCTTTCGACAGGAATTGGACTCGCCTCGAGTGGGGTAGGCGCGTCCGACGTCGATGGGGACCTCCCCGACCCGTCGCTGGTCCCCAATCCGGAGATGGACGAAGACTGGGCGTCGCACCGTGGTGACGCCGGCCACGCCAGGTTCATCGAGGACGGGTACGAGTTCGACGGCGACTCGCTCGAGGTCGCCTGGTCCGTCGACCAGACGGGCTCCATCGAAATCGGTGACGACAACGTGTACACGACGGCGGTCGCCGACGACACCGTGTACACGACGACGACGGACGGGGTCATCGCCCTCGACGCGGCAGATGGCTCGCTCCTCTGGGAGAACACCGATATCGACGCGCACAGTCCCGCGGTAGTCGGTGAGACGGTGTATCTCAACGGCGGCGAGATTGTAGCGCTCAATCGAGACGATGGCAGCGTCCGCTGGGAGAGCACGCTCGGTGCCGAGGAGTGGACGGGAAACCACACGGTAGCGTACGACAGCGTCTTCGCCGTCGTCGACGGCACTCTGTACGCGCTCGAGGCTGACGACGGGTCGGTCCGATGGCAAAAAGACACGGCCGTCGTCGAGTCGAGCGAAGGTGACGAACAGGAGTCCGGATTTATCACCGGGACCGCCGCAGCGAACGGCGTCGTCTACGCCGGTACGGAGGACGGCACTCTCGCGTTCGATCACACGACTGGAGAGACCGTCTGGCAGAACTGGCGAGGGTACTATAGCTACAACTCAGGACACGATATCTACGCGACTGAGAAGGCGGTTCTCGCCGAGTTGTCGGGGGAGGAAAACCCCCTCTACGATGCACAAACTGGAGAGTTGCTGAACCATGTCTCGTCGCGTTCCGGACGGGCGCTCAGCAACGAATCCGCGATCGGAGGAGACGATAATGGCTACGGCAGTTACTCGGTCCACGGCGACGAGTACGACTGGAGTATCGACGTCACGTACACCTACGGGGAGGCCGTTTTCAGTGGCGAGACCGTCTACGTCTACTTTGAGGTGGACGGCCACAACTACGGAGACCGGGATTACGATCAGAAACTCGTCGCGCTCGACAAACGCGACGGGAGCGAGAAGTGGACGCTCTCGAAAGACGACGCACCGGTCGGACACATTCGGGCGATCAGCGGCAAGACGATATACGTCGAACACGAAGAGGAACTCTTCGCGCTTCGAGAACAGACGGACGACGAAGACGACTCCGCCGACGAGGGAGACGGAACCGACGACGAGCAAGATGACGCAGACGACGGCGACAACACCGACGACACCGGTGACGAGGAGACGTCGGACGAAGATGAGGAGTCTGGCGACGGCGACAGCTGCGAAGTTCCCGGCGACGAAAACGACGACGGCGAGAACACGACCGGATCCGACGACGACGACGAGAACGCAACCGACTCCGACGACGGAGACGATGGGGCTACCGAGTCCGAAGAACGCACCTACCAGACCGACGCAGACGAGTCACCCGGCTTTACGACCGGCGCAGGAATCTTCAGCGGACTCCTCGGCCTCGAGTGGCTGCGCCGGCAGTCGAATACGGACGAACCGGACGAGTAACAGGAGTTGTCGAGTGCGGTGAATCTCGACGAGAGTCGGTAGAACCCGACGAACTCGCTGGCCTGACATCCGCATGCGTGCTACCCGGTAGTTTCGCCAGACGCAGGCAGCTGTCAACCCAGAAGTGATCTCGTTAACACGGATCGAGTGATCCAGATACCCGCTCCTCGAGCATTTGTCGTTGCAACATTTGCGCTGTGAGTTCAGCACAACGCTACAACGTATCACCGCACGAGGGCGTCAACAATAACAATACCTGCTGTGTGTCGATGAACGAGCGACAGGCCCTTCGTGATGACTACCCGACTATTGATCCTGGCTCGGCGCGAGTTCGTCGAGGTCGACCTGCTTCTCGAGGAGGACCTCGGCCTGGTCGGCGACGATACGCTGTTGGCGCATGAGCTGTTTGAGCTTACTCTGGGCGGAGAGGTCGCCGATGAGGACACCGCCGATGACCTTGCCGTCCTTGAACGCGATGCGGCGCCACTCAGTGTCTGAGTAGCGGCGTTCGGCGTGTTCGTCGCCCAGGGTGGGATGGCCGAACGAGAGGAACGGGAAGTCGAAGTGGGTAATCGAGTACGAGGAGACCCACTCGAAGGGCTCAGCCTCCTCGTCGGCGGCCATGTTGATGCCTGCGACTCGACCCTGCTCTTTGGCCGAGCCCCACGAGCCGTTCTGGGCCTGCTCTCCTAGGAGAACGTCGTAGAACTGCGTCAGGTCGCCCGCCGCGTAGACGTCCTCGAGGTTCGTCTGCATGTACTCGTCGACGACGATGCCGTTGTCCTGCTCGAGGTCGGTGTCGTGGAGGAACTCGGTGTTGAACGTCAGGCCGATCGCGACGCCGGCGAAGTCACACGGGTAGCGGTTGCCGTCGCCGCCGATGGCGGCCTCGACGCGGCCGTCGTCGTCGACTTCAAACTCGCTGACGCCGCTGTCGAAGATCGGCTCGACGCCCACGCTTCGCATCCCGTCGTGCATGATCTCGGCGCCGTCAGCCGAGAGCGCGTAGCGCCACCAGCGGTCCCCGCGCATCAGGAACTTGCCGTCGACGCCCTGGGAGCCACAGACTGCCGCGAAGTCGATGCCCAACAACCCGGCCCCGACGATGACGGCGTCGTCGGCCGCTTCGGCACTCTCGCGGATCTTCCGGGCGTCCTGGAACGTCCAGAAGTGGTGGACGCCCTCGGCGTCGCTGTTTTCGACCGGCAACTGCGTGGGCGTCCCGCCCGTCGCGATCAGCAGTTTGTCGTAGGGAATGTCGTCTTTTTCGTGGGTGCGGACGACCTTCTCGTCGGTGTCGATCGTCGTCACGTGCGTGTTTAGCGATAGGTCGATGTCGCGCTCGTCGTACCAGTCCTCGTCGTGAATCGAAATCGGCGCCTCGGGCAGTTTGCCCTTAGCGTGTTCTTTGATCAGGATGCGATTGTACAGCGGTTCGCCCTCATCGGTGATGACGGTGATCGACGACTCCGGATCCTCCTCCCGGAGTGTCTCCGCGGCCGAACTGCCGGAGATCCCGTCCCCGATGATAACGTACTCGGTCATGTCGGGAAATTTCGTAACGGGGGTTAAAGTCGGTTGCTATCTGGACTACCCTCGAACTCGATACGCCATCGTCGAGTAGTCTCGTCGCGGGCGTCGCTCGTTCGTCATCCAGGAGTCGGACATACTATATTTTCTATAGCTAGACGACCCGTCCACTCCACATCGCTCATTAGGCTCGAGTCCGTCCGCTCGAGTATGAAACTCCGCCAGAACGCCCGTCACTTCGCCTCTCGGAAGGCCCTCGAGACCCCAGTCGTTCGCTCGGTAGCCATTTCGGGTCTCGTCCGCCTCCACACGAAGATCTTCCTGGGGAAGGCCGACCCGGCCCGCGCCGACGAGCGCAAGGCCCACCTCGACGGCCTCTTCGAGGCGACGATGGACAGCTACCTCGAGGCCCTTCGCGCCGGGTACTCCGAGGCCGAGGCCCGCGAAATCACGCACATCCAGGCGAACTTCGACTTCTACAACCACGGCTGGACCGAGATGATGGAGTTCCCTGCCGACGAACTCGAGGATCACTACGACCGGTACTACGACTTCTTCGCGACCTGGGGGATCACGATCGATCGACCCCTGGGCGAGTTCAGACCCGACGGTGGGCTTCCGGAGGCGCCGTCGACGCCCGAGCGCCTCGAGAATCCCGTGCATCCCCACGCCGAGGGCGGGTTCGCCGACGATGTCTACGTCGAAAACGAGGACGGCGAACTGGTCGTCGGCGGCCAGGACGAGCCAGAGAACGTGGACGTGTCGAGAGCTGTTGGCGTGAACGACGAGTCGCTCGAGGAAGAGTAGCCGTTAGGTTGTCCGAGGTCGAATAGCGGAAAACGACCTCACCTTCGGAATGGACGGTACCGAGGAAAGTGGTGCCGTCGAATCGATTCCACGATCAGCGCCACCTCTCCGACCCCGAACGCCAGTGCGAGCAATCCGTTCGTGCTAGTCCAGTCGACGTTCGTCTCTCGAGGAATGACGTGATACTGTCCGTCTCGGGAGACGACGCGACCGTCGCCCCACGCGATGGCGACGGTCTCGTCGTCGTCGAATCGATATCGTTCACCCTCGACCGCGCCGTCGACGATCCGCCGGTGCTCGGTCGATAGTTCGTCGTACCGAGCGACTCCGTACCGATCCATCTCCTCCGAGACCTCACCGCCGTCCGTAGCGGTTTCCTCGAGGGCAATTTCGTACTCCACCGCAGCGAGTCCACTGAGTGTAGCCGGGAAGAAGAGTACGAAACCGAGAAAGAGCATGCCGAAGTGGAGCCACTCTCTTCGGATCATAGTGTGCTTACATATTAAAATCATAAATAATTTACCAAATATGGGGATTATTAAATATGCTGATAGGGAAGATACGCCAACGTCGACCCGTACGACAGTGTTCGTTGGCGGTGTCGTCTTCACCTCACCCGGTCGTCACGTCAGTTCTTCCCCGGCGCAGGCCACCGCGGATCGATTGGTTCTTCGATTCGCTCGAGGTCACCCTCCGTCAACTCGACCCCGACGGCCCCGACGTTCTCCTCGAGGTGGTCGATCGACCGCGGGCCGACGATCGGCGCGTCGACGACGTCCTTGTGGAGGAGCCAGGCCAGCGATACCTGCGCGGCGGTCGCGCCCCGCTCTTGGGCGAGCTCCTCGATGACTTCGAGAACGTCCCAGTTCTCGTCGGTGAAACGCCGTCTCGTGTACTCGTCGGTCGCGGCCCGCCCCTCGTCGGGGTCGTCGTCCTGATCGTACTTTCCGGTCAGGAAGCCGCCGGCCAGCGGCGACCAGGGGATGACGCCGACTCCTTCGCCCGCGCACACGGGGAGGAGGTTCGCCTCCTCGTGGCGATCCACGGCGTTGTACTCCGGTTGCATGCAGACAAAGCGCTCGAGGTGCTCGACGTCGGCGGTGTACAGCGCCTTCGTGAACTGGTAGGCTGTCATCGTGCTCGCGCCGACGTAGCGAACGACACCCTCATCGATCAGGGCGTCGAGCGCGCGCAGGGTCTCTTCGATGGGCGTCTCCTCGTCCCACCGGTGGATCTGGTAGAGGTCGACGTAGTCGGTCCCGAGGCGCTCGAGACTCGCTCGACACTGGTCGAAGATGTGCTTCCTCGAGAGACCCTGTCGGTTCGGTCCGTCGCCCATGCGTCCGAACACCTTCGTTGCTATCGCGAGTTCGTCCCGGTCGTAGGGCTCGATCGCCCGACCGACGATCTCCTCGCTCTCCCCGCGGGAGTAGACGTTGGCCGTGTCGAGGAAGTTGATCCCGAGATCCAGCGCGCGCTCGACGATCTCGATCGATTGCTCCTCGTCGTCGATCATCCAGGGCTCGGCGCTCCCGAAGTTCATGCAGCCCAGACAGAGACGAGAGACCTCGAGTCCCGTCTCGCCCAGGGTCGTGTACTCCATCTCGTCGGCGTAGCCGATCGTCCGATCCGCCATACCCTGTCACACATCGGTGCCCGACAAAAGGGTGCGGGTGGGGGCGGCGTCTCGAGTTCTCGAGGGCTGCGAGCGCGGCCACCGAACGCCGCCCGTCGTCCCTGCCGATTTCCGAGTCGCTAAGTACCCCGGCACCAGCCGTTTGACCACCGTCTCGCATGTCTCTCGATTCGAACGACCGCTCGATCGCCGGTTTCACCATGGCGGGCCACGCCCTCGTCCACTGGTTCGAGACCTCGATCCCGATCTTCCTCGTCGTCTGGCTCGCCGAGTTCGACGTGAGTGTCACCCTCGTCGGGTTCGTCGTCGCGCTGGGGTACGCCCCCTTCGGCATCGGTGCCCTTCCTGGCGGCGTCCTCGCCGATCGGTACGGCCCGAAGCGGCTCATCCTGCTCTGTCTGCTTGGGATGAGCCTCGCCTTCGTTACCCTCGCGGCGGCCTCGATTCTGGAGTCCATCTATGCCGTCGCCGTCGGCCTCCTGCTGTGGGGTGTCGCCGCCAGCATCTACCACCCCGCCGGACTCGCGCTCATCAGCACGGGCGTCGAGGAGCGCGGGACCGTCTTCGCCTGGCACGGCATCGCCGGCAACTTCGGCATCGCCCTCGGGCCGTTCGTCGCCGCCACGCTGTTGATCGTCCTCGAGTGGCCCGTGGTCGCCGCCCTGCTGGCGGTCCCCGGTTTCGTCGCCGTCGCCTACGGGCTCAGTGCGAACTTCGACGCGACCGCGGCGGTCGCAGACGACGTCGATGCCGGGCCGGACGAGGCGCTCTCGCTGCCGGAGTTTCTCGCCAACTCCCGGGCACTATTCGCCAGCGCTTTTGCCATCGTCTTCGTCCTCGTCACCTTCGAAGGCCTGTACTACCGCGGCGTGCTCACCTACCTGCCCGAGATCATGACCGGCCTGCCAGCGCTCGAGGGCCTCGAACTGTTCCCGACGCTCGAGCAGTACGACATCGACCCCGGCTTCTACGTCTACGTCGGTCTGCTGGTCGTCGGTATGGCCGGCCAGTACGCCGGCGGAAAGCTCACGGACCGCGTTCCTGCGGCCCGCGGCTTGGCTGCACTCTTCGCCGTCCTGGCCGCCCTCGCGCTCGCGTTCGTCCCCGTCGTCGACCGCGGGCTGGGCGCCCTGCTCGCCCTCTGTGGCGTCCTGGGCTTCGTCCTGTTCGCAATCCAGCCGTTCTACCAGAACGCCGTCGCCGTCTATACGCCTGCCGACAGTCGCGGGCTCTCCTACGGCTACACCTACCTCGGGGAGTTCGGACTCGGCGCGACCAGCATCGCCATCGGCGGATTTCTGCTCGGCGAGGCGGGCCTCGCGACCTTCTTCGTCGCGCTCGCTGGCTTCGCCCTCGTCGGGGCCACCCTGTCGGCCGCGCTCGCACTCGGCCTCGACCGCCTGTTCGACCGAACGGACGCGGACTCGAGCGCCGATGCGAAGGCCTAGCGCGCTGCTTCGAACCGGTCAGTCGGCTTCTTCCTCCTGAGGGGCGGTTTCTGGATAGCGGACCTCACGGAACTCCGTCGACCCGCACCGACAGCCGTTCTTCGTTCCGATCGGTTGCAGTTTTCCGTCGGGCCAGCTCGTGGCAGCGTAGGCGGTTCCGCAGGCAGAACATTCGACGAGCGTGCGCTCGCGTTTACCGGAGGGCATTGTTCGTGTATTCGACGGAGAGCGAGCATCAGGATTGCTTCGCGTTATACAAAACCCTTTTAAACGATCTATCGATCCGAGCGGCCTGTCTCGGAGAGCGTACTCCCCAGAATGTGTTTTATTCCGCGCCGAAGGCGAGAGGCGACGGCCTGCTGGGAGATGCCGAGTTCGTCGCCGACCTCTGCCATCGTCACCTCCCGGGGGGTCTCGAAGTAGCCGCGATCGAAGGCGAGAACCAGCGCCTCCTGCTGGGGGTCAGTGAGTGCTGCCTCTGTGTCCGTCTCGACAGGTGTCAACGCGTGGAGGCTCGTCAGGTGACCGGCACGTCCAGCTCCCGACAGCGTTGCTGGAAGGCCGCGATGTCGCTTCGGTCGTCGCCGCGAACGTCGAACGTCCACTCCTGGTTCGTGCCGACGGCTTCGATGAGCGGTATCTCCGTCTCTGTGAGTACACTGAGCACGCCCGAATACTCGACCGCCCACTCGACGCGCAGCAGATACTCGTCCGCGACGGAGTCGACGAGACGGATGTCTCTGACGCCGGGGTGTTCGGTAAATGCCTCCTCGATGTCGTCGACGACGGTTCCTCGTACCCAGAAGTAGGGTATTACCACGTCCTGGGCGGGGATGATCCGCTCCAGCGTGACCGTCACGTCCGGCAGCTGCTCGAACACGGTCCCCAGTGGGAACTGACTCGAGGGGACGGTAAACGTCGCTTCGGTGGCCATCGTTGAGTCTGTTTGTTGTCACCGGCCTTCGATTTTGTGGAGTGGATCGATACGAGAGACGTAGTTCGTACGGCCCATTACCGACAGGGAGTCTCGCCCGACGAGGGTGTCCGTATGCGGACGGCCCCGACCGGACCCGTCCACCTCGGGGTGAAACGGAGACTCGGCCGCAGCGGACCACACCAATTTTGTCCGCGCAGTCGAACCCTCGAGCATGATCGAGGCGACGCTCTGTTTCGTCGTGGACGGCGACGACGTGCTCCTCATCGAGAAGCGACGTGGACTTGGCGAGGGGTGGTACAACGGACCCGGCGGCAAACTTGAGGACGGCGAGACGCTGCGAGAGTGCGCCGCTCGCGAAGTTCGCGAGGAAGTCGGCCTCAGGATCCCCCTCGAGGCACTCGAGCAGGCCGGCGAGCTCACGTTCACCCTCGACGGGGAGGTCCACACGGTCTGTCACGTGTTCCGAACGGAGACCTACGACGGCGAACCGGTAGCGACCGAGGAGGCCCACCCCGAGTGGGTTCCGATCGAGGACGTGCCCTACGATCGCATGTGGGATGACGATCGCCTCTGGCTGCCCGCGGTGCTCGAGGGCGATACCGTCGAGGGAACCTTCGCATTCGAGGGCGGACGACCACTCGACGACGCCGAGTTCGTCGACTACGACCTCGAGCGCGGCGCGTCGTTCGAGGAGTGAGCCCATCGGTGCACACGACCCGGCTTATTCGCTAACGTCCTTGCCGTTGTCGGTACGGACCTCGATGTCCACGCCGTTCGGTTCGTACGCGTTCGCAGCATATCCTCCTTCGTTCCAGGGGTACTCGTCGGTCTCGAGGGCGTCGCGCCAGGCGTCCGGTCCGGATATTCGCGACGGCTGTCGTCGGTTCAGGTCGTCGGCGGCGCGCGACAGCAGGGTGTGACGTCCTGGCCGGGCGTCCCAGTCGTACCGAAAGAGTCGCCACGCGCCCGCGTAGTCGGGACCGAACAGTTCTGCATCGTTCCAGGTATCGCCGCCATCGGTGGAGACCTGGACGCGGTCGACCGCGTCGTCGCCCGCCCAGGCGACGCCGCGCACCTCGACCATCTCGTCCGGCCGTACGTCGACGGGTGATTCCCCAGAGGGGGCGCCGATCAGCGACATGACGTTCGCGTCGAACGTGTAGGGGTGCTCGACAGCCCCCTCAAGCTGGTCCCACGTATCGTACGTGTCGACGGTCTTGTTCTGATTGGATTCGACTCCCTCGGGGTGCACGCGATAGGACTCCTGTTGCCAGTAGGCGTGTTCCCCAGGGCGCTCGAGGCTCCCCTCGGTCACCATCGAGTCCATGACGCGGAGTTCCTCGACCCACTTGACGTTGTTGACGCCGTACCAGCCGGGAACGATCAGGCGGACGGGGTAGCCGTGTTCTCGCGGGAGCGGTTCGCCGTTCATTTCGTAGGCGAGGAGGCAGTCGTCGAGGGCTTTCTCGAGCGGAATCGATCGAGCGAAGACGTCGTCGCCATCGGACGGATCGCCACCGACGGCGGTGAGCCACCGCCCGTCGGATGCCGACACGCCGTGATCTCGCAGAATCGAACTAACGGGCGTCCCGGTCCAGAACGCGGTGGCCGCGGCCTCGCAGTCCCACTGGACGCTGCCCGTCTCGGGCCGGTGCTGGCCGCGGCCGTTGCCCGCACACTCCATCGTGTGGGCGACCGCGACCGTCGGATACTCATCCCTGACGTCGGCCATCGAGAGGGTTCCCTCGAGCCCCCCGGTGAGCGAGACGGTCCACGCGTCGGCGTCTGCGTCCGGAATGTCGTTTCGATGGCAGACGAAGTGTTCCTCGATCGGTGTCAGCCAGTTCGCGAACGTGCGTCGGCTCGCAGCCCCGAGGACGGTGTACTTGTCGGCTTCGTCTCTCGTCTCCGCGACGCCGCCTGCCTTCGCCTCGACGATCGCGTCGATCTCGCGGTGACGGGCTTCCCGCGCTCGTTCTGTGGCCATAGGTGTACAGCCCACAGACAGCGCAAAATAGCTATCACTCGCCACCCGAGGTTCACCGATCCGATCTCTCGAGTCGACGACCGCGTGCCGGTCAGGGAATCAGCACCACCTTCCCCACACTCTTTCGATCCTCGATGAACTGGTGGGCCTCGATCGCGTCCTCGAGCGCGAACGTCTCCCCGACGATCACCTCGAGTTCGCCGTCGGCCAGCCCCTGGGTCAGATCCGGAATCGCCTGCATGATCCGGGCGGGGTCGTGACGAGACGCCTGGCCGAGGTGGAATCCAATGACGGACTTGTTCTCGAAGAGCAGGCGCCGGTTCTCGGCACTCGCGGGCACGCCGCTGGCCACGCCGTAGGTGACCAGCCGCCCGAAGTGCGCGAGGGCGTCGAGGCTCCGGTCGAACACGTCGTCGCCGACGCTCTCGAGGACGAGGTCGACGCCCTCGCCGTCGGTCGCCTCTTCTACGGGGTCGCGAAAGTCGACCTCGGTGTACTGGATCGGATGGTCACACCCGAGGTCGGCCGCCAGCTCGAGTTTCTCCTCGGTGCTCGCAGTGCCGAAGACCTCCGCGCCGGCCCGCGAGGC from Natronosalvus rutilus includes:
- a CDS encoding histidine kinase N-terminal 7TM domain-containing protein produces the protein MEWHVSLWTALLGVTALVSFGFAVYVFRNYYRRDDAVAVAFFGIATATVWWSLAYALQVSVTTVSAKLVLNRFVWVGVALMMLSWPLFILVYTGHDRWARGRRFAMLAAIPTATLLVVLSGRADQFLYLEPTVEFVDGLYLLTFTPGAFFLFVQAYSYAINIVTYVLLWRTIRRQAGPVRRQAILLLLAGIVPAVATIVGMAGWITPLFFDLTPVAFLFTTLLVAWALFSHRLFEISPVARDVVFENLAEGVVVLSDENTVIDANDPARSLFGDRILGTTFVDAFEAYPEVASVVENESEDARVTVETSEGAKRLEVSALGVAPGGTVATVLLFEDVTDEETLERRYQSMIEKSPNVVATVDESWTLRYASPSITRVLGYEPARLVGRSLLEYVHPDDREDVRELRSQVREQSRTGSVQHRVRHVDGTWSLFRTMIEPLFDGAGEFVVTGTDVTGERIYEQRLQVLNRVLRHDVKNNVNVITGYAGLLEDHVDADGESYLETIEEKATALAELSELARDVDMVLHGEADHRTVDMAAAVDAATERLQRRYDDAAVTVDVDIDVDVDDNEKALALVNPLYSSAIDNVLKNAVEHSDRSTPSIEVTVDQTETTVDVIIADDGPGIPAVEQEVLTAGRETSLEHASGLGLWLVNWVVARSGGDVEFAENEPRGSIVRLQFPRATTATASAQAS
- a CDS encoding PQQ-binding-like beta-propeller repeat protein, which translates into the protein MHDVHRRSVLAAGAALSTGIGLASSGVGASDVDGDLPDPSLVPNPEMDEDWASHRGDAGHARFIEDGYEFDGDSLEVAWSVDQTGSIEIGDDNVYTTAVADDTVYTTTTDGVIALDAADGSLLWENTDIDAHSPAVVGETVYLNGGEIVALNRDDGSVRWESTLGAEEWTGNHTVAYDSVFAVVDGTLYALEADDGSVRWQKDTAVVESSEGDEQESGFITGTAAANGVVYAGTEDGTLAFDHTTGETVWQNWRGYYSYNSGHDIYATEKAVLAELSGEENPLYDAQTGELLNHVSSRSGRALSNESAIGGDDNGYGSYSVHGDEYDWSIDVTYTYGEAVFSGETVYVYFEVDGHNYGDRDYDQKLVALDKRDGSEKWTLSKDDAPVGHIRAISGKTIYVEHEEELFALREQTDDEDDSADEGDGTDDEQDDADDGDNTDDTGDEETSDEDEESGDGDSCEVPGDENDDGENTTGSDDDDENATDSDDGDDGATESEERTYQTDADESPGFTTGAGIFSGLLGLEWLRRQSNTDEPDE
- a CDS encoding NAD(P)/FAD-dependent oxidoreductase; protein product: MTEYVIIGDGISGSSAAETLREEDPESSITVITDEGEPLYNRILIKEHAKGKLPEAPISIHDEDWYDERDIDLSLNTHVTTIDTDEKVVRTHEKDDIPYDKLLIATGGTPTQLPVENSDAEGVHHFWTFQDARKIRESAEAADDAVIVGAGLLGIDFAAVCGSQGVDGKFLMRGDRWWRYALSADGAEIMHDGMRSVGVEPIFDSGVSEFEVDDDGRVEAAIGGDGNRYPCDFAGVAIGLTFNTEFLHDTDLEQDNGIVVDEYMQTNLEDVYAAGDLTQFYDVLLGEQAQNGSWGSAKEQGRVAGINMAADEEAEPFEWVSSYSITHFDFPFLSFGHPTLGDEHAERRYSDTEWRRIAFKDGKVIGGVLIGDLSAQSKLKQLMRQQRIVADQAEVLLEKQVDLDELAPSQDQ
- a CDS encoding DUF6149 family protein; this translates as MKLRQNARHFASRKALETPVVRSVAISGLVRLHTKIFLGKADPARADERKAHLDGLFEATMDSYLEALRAGYSEAEAREITHIQANFDFYNHGWTEMMEFPADELEDHYDRYYDFFATWGITIDRPLGEFRPDGGLPEAPSTPERLENPVHPHAEGGFADDVYVENEDGELVVGGQDEPENVDVSRAVGVNDESLEEE
- a CDS encoding aldo/keto reductase, which codes for MEYTTLGETGLEVSRLCLGCMNFGSAEPWMIDDEEQSIEIVERALDLGINFLDTANVYSRGESEEIVGRAIEPYDRDELAIATKVFGRMGDGPNRQGLSRKHIFDQCRASLERLGTDYVDLYQIHRWDEETPIEETLRALDALIDEGVVRYVGASTMTAYQFTKALYTADVEHLERFVCMQPEYNAVDRHEEANLLPVCAGEGVGVIPWSPLAGGFLTGKYDQDDDPDEGRAATDEYTRRRFTDENWDVLEVIEELAQERGATAAQVSLAWLLHKDVVDAPIVGPRSIDHLEENVGAVGVELTEGDLERIEEPIDPRWPAPGKN
- a CDS encoding MFS transporter, whose translation is MSLDSNDRSIAGFTMAGHALVHWFETSIPIFLVVWLAEFDVSVTLVGFVVALGYAPFGIGALPGGVLADRYGPKRLILLCLLGMSLAFVTLAAASILESIYAVAVGLLLWGVAASIYHPAGLALISTGVEERGTVFAWHGIAGNFGIALGPFVAATLLIVLEWPVVAALLAVPGFVAVAYGLSANFDATAAVADDVDAGPDEALSLPEFLANSRALFASAFAIVFVLVTFEGLYYRGVLTYLPEIMTGLPALEGLELFPTLEQYDIDPGFYVYVGLLVVGMAGQYAGGKLTDRVPAARGLAALFAVLAALALAFVPVVDRGLGALLALCGVLGFVLFAIQPFYQNAVAVYTPADSRGLSYGYTYLGEFGLGATSIAIGGFLLGEAGLATFFVALAGFALVGATLSAALALGLDRLFDRTDADSSADAKA
- a CDS encoding 8-oxo-dGTP diphosphatase, producing MIEATLCFVVDGDDVLLIEKRRGLGEGWYNGPGGKLEDGETLRECAAREVREEVGLRIPLEALEQAGELTFTLDGEVHTVCHVFRTETYDGEPVATEEAHPEWVPIEDVPYDRMWDDDRLWLPAVLEGDTVEGTFAFEGGRPLDDAEFVDYDLERGASFEE